A single window of Helicobacter pylori NCTC 11637 = CCUG 17874 = ATCC 43504 = JCM 12093 DNA harbors:
- a CDS encoding lipid A biosynthesis lauroyl acyltransferase codes for MTYKERLIHEKILKQDDKGFKTELRILSIFIVESLVNILGFMLAKMPHSWFLRCIKAVAWLMKTFDKRRYFDAKANLDFVFGDSKSEEEKKRIIKKGYENFAFIILETIRVIFIPKDEYDARFTLINEENVWKSLNKEGQAITLCMHFGYWEAVGTTLAQYYKDYGRGCLGRLTKFAPINHMIMSRREAFGVRFVNKVGAMKELIKMYNQGNGLVGILVDQNVVPKDGVVVKFFNKDATHTTIASILSRRYNIDIQPVFIDFNDDYSHYTATYYESIRSKITDNAENDILECTQAQASLCEEVIRNHPESYFWFHRRFKSTHPEIYQR; via the coding sequence ATGACTTACAAAGAACGACTCATACACGAAAAAATATTGAAACAAGACGACAAGGGTTTTAAAACAGAACTGCGCATTTTGAGCATTTTTATCGTGGAATCTTTAGTGAATATTTTGGGGTTTATGTTGGCTAAAATGCCCCATTCGTGGTTTTTAAGGTGCATTAAAGCTGTGGCGTGGCTCATGAAAACTTTTGATAAGCGCCGTTATTTTGACGCTAAAGCCAATTTGGATTTTGTGTTTGGGGATTCTAAAAGCGAAGAAGAGAAAAAAAGGATTATTAAAAAGGGTTATGAAAATTTTGCTTTCATTATTTTAGAAACCATTAGAGTGATCTTTATCCCTAAAGATGAATACGACGCTCGTTTCACGCTCATCAATGAAGAAAATGTGTGGAAGTCTTTAAACAAGGAAGGCCAAGCGATCACTTTATGCATGCATTTTGGCTATTGGGAAGCGGTAGGCACGACTTTAGCGCAATATTATAAGGATTATGGTAGGGGGTGCTTGGGGCGTTTGACTAAATTCGCCCCCATCAACCACATGATCATGAGCAGGCGAGAAGCGTTTGGGGTGCGTTTTGTCAATAAAGTGGGAGCGATGAAAGAACTCATTAAAATGTATAATCAAGGCAACGGCCTTGTGGGGATTTTAGTGGATCAAAATGTCGTGCCTAAAGATGGGGTGGTGGTGAAATTTTTCAATAAAGACGCTACGCACACCACGATCGCTTCTATTTTATCGCGCCGTTACAATATAGACATCCAGCCGGTATTCATTGATTTTAATGACGATTATTCGCATTATACAGCGACTTATTACGAAAGTATCCGCTCTAAAATCACCGATAACGCTGAGAACGATATTTTAGAATGCACGCAAGCCCAAGCGAGTTTGTGCGAAGAAGTGATTAGAAACCACCCGGAAAGTTATTTTTGGTTCCACAGGCGTTTTAAAAGCACCCACCCTGAGATTTATCAAAGATAG
- the bioV gene encoding pimelyl-ACP methyl ester esterase BioV has protein sequence MRFFSGFGFVNESVLFEEWLLKGAYDISGFSMGAIKAIEYAYSEVLQQRRIHSLLLFSPCMLAHKSLAFKRLQLSSFQKDPQSYMDNFYKEVGLDAKLERFKKMGSLEELEFLLNYKYSDSIIRLLLEKGVKIEVFIGLKDRITDIQALLEFFMPLVQVWQFKDCNHLLQKS, from the coding sequence ATGCGTTTTTTTAGTGGTTTTGGGTTCGTTAATGAAAGCGTTTTGTTTGAAGAGTGGCTTTTAAAAGGGGCTTATGATATCTCAGGCTTTTCTATGGGGGCGATTAAAGCGATAGAATACGCTTATAGTGAAGTCTTGCAACAACGGCGCATCCATTCTTTGTTATTGTTTTCGCCTTGCATGTTAGCGCATAAGAGTTTGGCGTTCAAACGATTGCAACTTTCTTCGTTTCAAAAAGATCCGCAAAGTTACATGGATAACTTTTATAAGGAAGTGGGATTGGACGCCAAATTGGAGCGTTTTAAAAAAATGGGTTCTTTAGAAGAATTAGAATTTTTATTGAATTACAAGTATAGTGATTCTATAATTAGACTTTTATTAGAAAAAGGCGTGAAGATTGAAGTGTTTATCGGGTTAAAGGACAGGATCACTGACATTCAAGCCCTTTTAGAATTTTTTATGCCTTTAGTTCAAGTGTGGCAGTTTAAGGATTGTAACCATTTGTTGCAAAAATCTTAA
- a CDS encoding mechanosensitive ion channel family protein has translation MALRVLLFFCFLFLQAEDKSQELLSIQKQMALVDKKLAKDDNVWLKKFENYKIYNQIYTEKESVRQELRRLKNKKSKDLLKISTLEHTLKALESQQKMFESYGVNPFKDLIERPNIPNIPNIANPIAIIDGISFIKSMRLKHESLKSNQTALEEVLKLLDQKHQLLNQWHALDKSAKLSDEIYQTQAKRLELQGAQNILKTTIGIFQKDSDEAISIVKSQVKNQLFKLIYVFLAALLSVVFAWILKIISSKYIENNERVYTVNKAINFVNVSVIILIFLFSYLENVTYLVTVLGFASAGLAIAMKDLFMSLLGWFIILIGGSVHVGDRVRIAKGTDIFIGDVLDISMLHITILEDVTFTTYTNNRRAGRIIFVPNNYIFTTMFANYSHFGMKTVWDGVDFCVTFDSDFKKASKIVLNIATELSKEYTDITYKQLNKMRDRYSLRSLSVKPRCFLMPENNGIKISVWYQTNSYATLSLRSKIVAEIVEAFLKEENIHIAYTTSKLLKVDADALGDGFGNKREQK, from the coding sequence ATGGCATTAAGGGTATTATTATTCTTTTGTTTTTTGTTTTTACAAGCAGAAGATAAAAGCCAAGAGCTATTGTCCATACAAAAACAAATGGCTTTGGTGGATAAAAAACTCGCTAAAGACGATAATGTGTGGTTGAAAAAATTTGAAAACTATAAGATCTACAATCAAATTTATACCGAAAAAGAGAGCGTGAGGCAGGAATTAAGGCGTTTAAAAAACAAAAAAAGCAAGGATTTATTAAAGATTAGCACCTTAGAGCATACCTTAAAGGCTTTAGAATCCCAGCAAAAAATGTTTGAAAGCTATGGGGTCAATCCTTTTAAGGACTTGATAGAGCGCCCCAATATCCCCAATATCCCTAATATCGCTAACCCTATTGCGATCATTGATGGCATTTCTTTCATTAAAAGCATGCGTTTAAAGCATGAAAGTCTCAAAAGCAATCAGACTGCTTTAGAAGAAGTTTTAAAGCTTTTAGATCAAAAACACCAGCTTTTAAATCAGTGGCACGCTTTGGATAAAAGCGCGAAACTAAGCGATGAGATTTATCAAACTCAAGCCAAACGCTTGGAATTGCAAGGGGCTCAAAATATTTTAAAAACCACGATTGGGATTTTCCAAAAAGACAGCGATGAGGCTATAAGCATTGTCAAATCTCAAGTTAAAAACCAGCTTTTTAAATTGATTTATGTGTTTTTGGCAGCCCTTTTGAGCGTGGTGTTTGCTTGGATTTTAAAAATCATTTCCAGTAAATACATTGAAAATAATGAGCGCGTCTATACCGTGAATAAAGCCATTAACTTCGTGAATGTGAGCGTGATCATTTTGATCTTTCTTTTTTCTTATTTAGAGAATGTTACTTACTTGGTAACGGTTTTAGGCTTTGCGAGCGCGGGTTTAGCGATTGCGATGAAAGATTTGTTCATGAGCTTGCTTGGGTGGTTTATTATTTTGATTGGGGGGAGCGTGCATGTGGGCGATAGGGTGCGTATCGCTAAGGGGACGGATATTTTTATTGGCGATGTGCTAGATATTTCTATGCTGCACATTACGATTTTAGAAGATGTAACCTTTACCACTTATACGAACAACAGGAGAGCGGGCCGGATTATTTTTGTGCCTAATAATTATATTTTCACCACCATGTTTGCTAATTACAGCCATTTTGGGATGAAAACGGTTTGGGATGGGGTGGATTTTTGCGTTACATTTGATTCTGATTTTAAAAAAGCTTCTAAAATTGTGCTCAACATCGCTACAGAATTGTCTAAAGAATACACGGATATCACCTATAAACAGCTCAATAAAATGCGCGACCGGTATTCTTTAAGGAGTTTGAGCGTGAAGCCTCGATGCTTTTTGATGCCTGAAAATAACGGGATAAAAATCTCGGTGTGGTATCAAACCAATTCGTATGCGACCTTGTCTTTAAGGAGCAAGATTGTGGCTGAAATCGTTGAAGCTTTTTTAAAAGAAGAAAATATCCATATCGCTTATACGACCAGCAAGCTGCTTAAAGTGGATGCTGATGCTCTAGGCGATGGTTTTGGGAATAAAAGGGAACAAAAATGA
- a CDS encoding COG3400 family protein: protein MKKIALILDGIVAKNFLDLVLRHYSNHNFYIVVVKNESLIPKNYPSTFAFHCFDATSSFRLLQVLNDEVSDAFLIIQDFKEQRIIHKIIQTHFKRMRVVLSVKKDSEKTLENNEENKDEKLILIDEFEVLANKFISRLPNIPSTPREFGLGKGEIMEIDVPFGSIFAYRHIGSIRQKEYRIVGLYRNDVLLLSTKSLVIQPRDILLVAGNPEILNAVYLQVKSNVGQFPAPFGKSIYLYIDMRLQNRKAMMRDVYQALFLHKRLKSYKLYIQVLHPTSPKFYHKFLALETESIEVNFDFYRKSFIQKLHEDHQKKMGLIVVGRELFLSKKHRKALYKTATPVYKTNTSGLSKTSQSVVVLNESLDINEDMSSVIFDVSMQMDLGLLLYDFDPNRRYKNEIVNHYENLANTLNRKIEIFQTDIRNPIMYLNSLRNPILHFMPFEECITHTRFWWFLSTKVEKLAFLNDDNPQIFIPIAE from the coding sequence TTGAAAAAAATCGCCCTTATTTTAGATGGCATTGTAGCAAAAAATTTTTTAGACTTGGTGCTAAGGCATTATTCTAATCATAATTTTTATATAGTGGTTGTCAAAAATGAGAGCCTTATCCCTAAAAACTACCCGAGCACTTTCGCTTTTCATTGTTTTGATGCGACTTCTAGTTTCAGGCTTTTGCAAGTGTTAAACGATGAGGTGAGCGATGCGTTTTTAATCATACAAGATTTTAAAGAACAGCGCATCATTCATAAAATCATTCAAACCCATTTCAAACGCATGCGCGTGGTTTTGAGCGTGAAAAAAGATAGCGAAAAAACCTTAGAAAACAATGAAGAAAATAAAGATGAAAAGCTTATTTTGATTGATGAATTTGAAGTTTTAGCCAATAAATTCATTTCTCGTTTGCCCAATATCCCTAGCACTCCTAGAGAGTTTGGGTTAGGCAAGGGCGAGATCATGGAGATTGATGTGCCTTTTGGGAGCATTTTTGCTTACAGGCATATTGGCTCTATCAGGCAAAAAGAATACAGGATTGTAGGGCTTTATCGTAACGATGTTTTGTTGCTCTCCACTAAATCTTTAGTTATCCAGCCACGAGACATTCTCTTAGTGGCGGGTAATCCTGAAATTTTAAATGCGGTGTATCTCCAGGTCAAAAGCAACGTGGGGCAGTTCCCAGCCCCCTTTGGTAAGAGCATTTATTTATACATTGATATGCGTTTGCAGAACAGAAAAGCGATGATGCGCGATGTGTATCAAGCCTTGTTTTTGCACAAACGTTTAAAGAGCTACAAGCTCTACATTCAGGTTTTACACCCCACTAGCCCTAAGTTTTACCATAAATTTTTAGCGCTAGAAACCGAAAGCATTGAAGTGAATTTTGATTTTTACAGGAAAAGTTTTATCCAAAAACTTCATGAAGACCACCAAAAAAAAATGGGTTTGATTGTGGTAGGCAGAGAGCTTTTTTTATCTAAAAAACACCGAAAGGCCTTGTATAAAACAGCCACCCCAGTTTATAAAACCAACACTTCCGGCTTGTCTAAAACCTCTCAAAGCGTGGTGGTATTGAATGAAAGCTTGGATATTAATGAGGACATGTCTTCAGTGATCTTTGATGTGTCTATGCAAATGGATTTGGGCTTGTTGCTCTATGATTTTGATCCTAACAGGCGCTATAAAAACGAGATTGTCAATCATTATGAAAATTTAGCCAACACGCTCAACCGCAAGATTGAGATTTTCCAAACCGATATTAGAAATCCTATCATGTATCTCAATTCTTTAAGAAATCCCATTTTGCATTTCATGCCTTTTGAAGAGTGCATCACGCACACGCGCTTTTGGTGGTTTTTATCCACTAAAGTGGAAAAATTAGCGTTTTTAAACGATGATAACCCTCAAATTTTTATCCCCATAGCGGAGTGA
- the tgt gene encoding tRNA guanosine(34) transglycosylase Tgt: MDFQLQATDKHARAGLLNLAHSQVATPVFMPVGTQGCIKSLDAMDMQEILGAKLILANTYHMYLRPGEKVVEQLGGLHRFAQFQGSFLTDSGGFQAFSLSDNVKLQEDGIVFKSHIDGSKHLFTPTKVLDIQYSLNSDIMMVLDDLVGLPAPLKRLEESIKRSAKWANLSLEYHKQKNRPSNNLFAIIQGGTHLKMRSLSVGLTHEGFDGYAIGGLAVGESADEMLETIAHTAPLLPKDKPRYLMGVGTPENILDAIGLGVDMFDCVMPTRNARNATLFTHSGKISIKNAPYKLDDTPIEENCACYACKRYSKAYLHHLFRAKELTYARLASLHNLHFYLELVKNARNAILEKRFLSFKKEFLEKYHSRSH; this comes from the coding sequence ATGGATTTTCAACTCCAAGCGACTGACAAACACGCGCGAGCTGGTCTTTTAAATTTAGCCCATTCTCAAGTGGCAACGCCTGTTTTTATGCCAGTAGGCACGCAAGGCTGCATCAAATCTTTAGACGCTATGGATATGCAAGAAATTTTAGGCGCTAAACTCATTTTAGCCAACACCTATCACATGTATTTAAGGCCGGGTGAGAAAGTGGTTGAACAATTAGGGGGCTTGCATCGTTTCGCTCAATTTCAGGGGAGTTTTTTAACCGATAGCGGAGGGTTTCAAGCCTTCAGTTTGAGCGATAACGTCAAATTGCAAGAAGACGGGATTGTTTTTAAATCCCATATTGATGGGAGCAAGCATCTATTCACGCCCACTAAAGTTTTAGACATTCAATATTCTTTGAATAGCGATATTATGATGGTTTTAGACGATTTAGTGGGCTTGCCCGCTCCCTTAAAACGCCTTGAAGAATCCATTAAAAGAAGCGCTAAATGGGCGAATCTTAGCCTAGAATACCACAAGCAAAAAAACCGCCCGAGCAACAACCTTTTTGCCATTATCCAGGGCGGAACGCATTTGAAAATGCGCAGCCTTAGCGTGGGATTAACGCATGAGGGTTTTGATGGCTATGCTATAGGCGGTTTAGCGGTGGGGGAAAGCGCTGATGAAATGCTAGAAACCATCGCGCACACCGCCCCCTTGCTCCCTAAAGACAAGCCTCGCTATTTAATGGGCGTAGGCACGCCTGAAAATATCCTAGACGCTATCGGTTTGGGGGTGGATATGTTTGATTGCGTGATGCCCACCAGAAACGCCAGAAACGCTACCCTTTTCACGCATTCTGGCAAAATTTCTATCAAAAACGCGCCCTATAAATTGGATGATACCCCTATTGAAGAAAATTGCGCTTGTTATGCTTGCAAACGCTATTCTAAAGCCTATTTGCACCATCTCTTTAGGGCTAAAGAACTCACTTACGCTCGTTTGGCCAGCTTGCACAATTTGCATTTTTATTTAGAGTTGGTTAAAAACGCCAGAAACGCCATTTTAGAAAAGCGGTTTTTAAGTTTTAAAAAAGAGTTTTTGGAGAAATATCACTCCCGCTCTCATTGA
- the mtaB gene encoding tRNA (N(6)-L-threonylcarbamoyladenosine(37)-C(2))-methylthiotransferase MtaB — protein sequence MKKVYFKTFGCRTNLFDTQVMGENLKDFSATLEEQEADIIVINSCTVTNGADSAVRSYAKKMVRLNKEVLFTGCGVKTQGKELFEKGFLKGVFGHDNKEKINALLQEKKRFFIDDNLENKHLDTTMVSEFVGKTRAFIKIQEGCDFDCNYCIIPSVRGRARSFEERKVLEQVGLLCSKGVQEVVLTGTNVGSYGKDRGSNIARLIKKLSQIAGLKRIRIGSLEPNQINDEFLELLEEDFLEKHLHIALQHSHDFMLERMNRRNRTKSDRELLETIASKNFAIGTDFIVGHPGESESVFEKAFKNLENLPLTHIHPFIYSKRKDTPSSLMLDSVSLEDSKKRLNAIKDLILHKNKAFRQLQLNLNTPLKALVEAQKDGEFKALDQFFNPIKIKSDKPLRASFLEIKEYEIKERENHAVF from the coding sequence ATGAAAAAAGTCTATTTCAAAACTTTTGGGTGCAGGACGAATCTTTTTGACACGCAAGTGATGGGCGAGAATTTGAAAGACTTTAGTGCGACTTTAGAAGAACAAGAAGCCGATATTATTGTGATCAATTCTTGCACCGTGACCAATGGAGCCGATAGCGCGGTAAGGAGTTACGCTAAAAAAATGGTGCGATTAAATAAAGAAGTGCTATTTACTGGTTGCGGGGTGAAAACCCAAGGCAAAGAGCTTTTTGAAAAAGGGTTTTTAAAGGGCGTTTTTGGGCATGATAATAAAGAAAAGATTAATGCGCTTTTACAAGAAAAAAAGCGTTTTTTTATAGATGACAATTTAGAAAACAAGCACTTAGACACCACGATGGTGAGCGAGTTTGTGGGAAAAACTAGGGCGTTTATCAAGATCCAAGAAGGCTGTGATTTTGATTGCAATTATTGCATTATCCCAAGCGTGAGAGGGAGGGCTAGGAGTTTTGAAGAGAGGAAAGTTTTAGAGCAAGTGGGCCTTTTATGCTCTAAAGGGGTTCAAGAAGTGGTTTTAACCGGCACCAATGTGGGGAGCTATGGGAAAGATAGAGGAAGCAATATCGCGCGATTGATTAAAAAATTAAGCCAGATTGCTGGATTAAAACGCATAAGGATTGGGAGCTTAGAACCTAATCAAATCAACGATGAATTTTTAGAGCTTTTAGAAGAGGATTTTTTAGAAAAACATTTGCATATCGCTTTACAGCACAGCCATGATTTCATGCTAGAGAGGATGAACCGAAGAAACCGCACTAAAAGCGATAGGGAATTATTAGAAACAATCGCTTCTAAGAATTTTGCTATCGGCACGGATTTTATTGTAGGGCATCCGGGCGAGAGCGAAAGCGTTTTTGAAAAAGCGTTTAAAAATTTAGAAAACTTGCCTTTAACGCACATCCACCCTTTTATTTACAGCAAACGAAAAGACACCCCCTCTAGCTTGATGCTTGATAGCGTGAGTTTGGAAGATTCTAAAAAGCGTTTGAATGCGATTAAGGATTTGATTTTGCATAAAAATAAGGCGTTCAGGCAATTGCAACTCAATCTCAACACGCCCCTAAAAGCCTTAGTGGAAGCGCAAAAAGACGGCGAATTTAAAGCCTTAGATCAATTTTTTAACCCCATTAAAATCAAAAGCGATAAGCCTTTAAGGGCCAGTTTTTTAGAAATCAAAGAGTATGAAATTAAGGAGAGGGAAAATCATGCCGTTTTCTAA
- a CDS encoding DUF4149 domain-containing protein has product MKKFGLGVYLLLLGILGGSLIILGAIVAPIVFKASSILPELNLTPFESGKLMAQIFVRFNYVLGAIGFVVLLYEIISFIYYKRSLVYLILGVAIGALCLLFVFYYTPYILNAQKAGEAALQSAEFARSHAQSEWLFKELFVLVCALFFWRLLGKNAV; this is encoded by the coding sequence ATGAAAAAATTTGGTTTAGGGGTGTATTTGCTTCTTTTAGGTATTTTGGGCGGCTCTTTGATCATTCTAGGAGCGATAGTCGCGCCCATTGTTTTCAAAGCTTCAAGCATTTTACCTGAATTGAATCTAACGCCTTTTGAGAGCGGGAAACTCATGGCGCAAATCTTTGTGCGTTTCAATTATGTTTTAGGCGCGATCGGTTTTGTGGTGTTACTTTATGAAATCATTTCGTTTATCTACTATAAAAGATCGTTAGTGTATTTGATCCTTGGCGTGGCGATAGGGGCGTTGTGCTTGCTCTTTGTTTTTTATTACACGCCTTATATTTTAAACGCTCAAAAAGCGGGCGAAGCCGCGCTTCAAAGCGCTGAATTTGCCCGCTCGCACGCTCAAAGCGAATGGCTGTTTAAGGAATTGTTTGTGCTGGTGTGCGCTTTGTTTTTTTGGCGTTTGCTTGGAAAAAATGCGGTTTGA
- a CDS encoding AAA family ATPase, whose protein sequence is MPFSKNLENLTAPFKRIKNRSLVLALGFLILTFCLLLFLILSDVSRLISGKDFFYVIQSHPKQTLIEDENYFYANKGLYKTNKEAFLRAYKIPESMPIEKRENLSKVSKIFLALLFFISSMLFGIFWRLPKRLDTKMSLESATKNELENAFQRYDALGVHFEDIAGVDEVKEELLEVIDYLKNPKKYQDLGIFLPKGVLLIGPPGVGKTMIAKALASEARVPFFYESGSAFSQIYVGAGAKKVHELFMHAKRHAPSIIFIDEIDALGKARGGHRSDEREATLNQLLTEMDGFLKNDEVVVIGATNQMEVMDEALLRSKRFDRRIFISLPDLLERQSILEKLLENKKHALNYLKIAKICVGFSGAMLATLINESALNALKHERNEIAESDILEVKDKIAYGKKKPQTLDENQKELVALYQSAKALSAYWLEIEFDKAPILGEFIAFNENKIHSESEIKNYIKVYLSGTIILELLYKERYSLSKQDLQKAKFLNEFMASELLLAPTKESLSVLYEEQLEFLKPQIAACKRLSTLLLEQEYLEHSNLYDLLNG, encoded by the coding sequence ATGCCGTTTTCTAAAAATTTAGAAAACCTCACCGCTCCCTTCAAACGCATTAAAAACCGCTCGCTTGTTTTGGCGTTAGGGTTTTTGATCCTTACTTTTTGCTTGCTTCTTTTTTTAATTTTAAGCGATGTTTCTAGGCTCATATCGGGTAAGGACTTTTTTTATGTGATCCAATCTCACCCTAAGCAAACTCTAATTGAAGATGAAAATTATTTTTATGCTAACAAGGGTCTTTATAAAACCAACAAAGAAGCCTTTTTGAGAGCCTATAAAATCCCAGAAAGCATGCCCATAGAAAAACGAGAAAATTTAAGCAAGGTTTCTAAAATCTTTTTAGCGTTGCTTTTTTTTATTTCTAGCATGCTTTTTGGGATCTTTTGGCGCTTGCCTAAACGATTGGACACTAAAATGAGTTTAGAAAGCGCGACTAAAAACGAATTAGAAAATGCATTCCAGCGATACGATGCGCTAGGGGTGCATTTTGAAGACATTGCAGGGGTGGATGAAGTCAAAGAAGAATTACTAGAAGTGATAGATTATTTAAAAAACCCTAAAAAATACCAGGATTTAGGGATTTTTCTCCCTAAAGGCGTGCTTTTAATCGGGCCTCCTGGAGTGGGGAAAACCATGATCGCTAAAGCCTTAGCGAGTGAAGCCAGAGTGCCGTTTTTTTATGAAAGCGGGAGCGCGTTTTCTCAAATTTATGTGGGGGCTGGGGCTAAAAAAGTGCATGAACTTTTCATGCACGCTAAAAGGCATGCCCCCTCTATTATTTTTATTGATGAAATTGACGCTTTGGGTAAGGCTAGGGGAGGGCATAGGAGCGATGAGAGAGAGGCCACGCTCAATCAGCTTTTAACCGAAATGGATGGGTTTTTAAAAAACGATGAGGTGGTGGTGATAGGAGCGACTAACCAAATGGAAGTGATGGATGAAGCGCTATTAAGGAGCAAGCGTTTTGATCGACGCATTTTCATTTCTTTACCGGATTTACTAGAAAGGCAGAGCATTTTAGAAAAGCTTTTAGAGAACAAAAAGCATGCGCTCAATTATCTTAAGATCGCTAAAATTTGCGTGGGTTTTAGCGGGGCGATGTTAGCGACTTTAATCAATGAAAGCGCTCTAAACGCCCTCAAACACGAACGAAACGAAATCGCTGAGAGCGACATTTTAGAAGTGAAAGACAAGATCGCTTACGGCAAGAAAAAGCCCCAAACTTTAGACGAAAACCAAAAAGAATTAGTCGCTTTGTATCAAAGCGCGAAAGCCTTGAGCGCGTATTGGCTAGAAATTGAATTTGATAAAGCACCAATATTAGGGGAATTTATCGCTTTTAATGAAAATAAAATCCATAGTGAGAGCGAGATTAAAAATTACATTAAAGTGTATTTGAGCGGGACGATTATTTTAGAGTTGCTTTATAAGGAGCGTTATAGTCTGTCTAAACAAGATTTGCAAAAAGCGAAATTTTTGAATGAATTTATGGCCAGTGAGCTTCTTTTAGCCCCTACAAAAGAGTCTTTAAGCGTTCTTTATGAAGAGCAACTGGAGTTTTTAAAGCCGCAAATTGCAGCTTGCAAGCGATTAAGCACTCTACTATTAGAGCAAGAATATTTAGAACATTCCAATTTGTATGATTTGTTGAACGGGTGA
- the aroB gene encoding 3-dehydroquinate synthase translates to MQEIVIPLKEKSYKVFLGELPEIKLKQKALIISDSIVAGLHLSYLLERLKALEVRVCVIESGEKYKNFHSLERILNNAFEMQLNRHSLMIALGGGVISDMVGFASSIYFRGIDFINIPTTLLSQVDASVGGKTGINTPYGKNLIGSFYQPRAVYIDLAFLKTLEKREFQAGVAEIIKMAVCFDKNLIETLETKDLKDCLEEVVFQSVNIKAQVIIQDEKEQNIRAGLNYGHTFGHAIENETNYERFLHGEAIAIGMRMANDLALSLGMLTLKECERIENLLKKFDLIFHYKILDLQKFYERLFLDKKSENKTIKFILPKGVGAFEVASHIPKETIIKVLEKWH, encoded by the coding sequence ATGCAAGAAATTGTAATCCCTTTAAAAGAAAAAAGCTATAAAGTGTTTTTGGGGGAACTGCCTGAAATAAAATTGAAACAAAAAGCCCTCATCATTAGCGATAGCATCGTGGCCGGGTTGCATTTATCGTATTTATTAGAGCGCTTGAAAGCCTTAGAAGTCAGAGTGTGCGTGATAGAGTCCGGAGAAAAATACAAGAATTTTCATTCATTAGAGCGCATTTTAAACAACGCCTTTGAAATGCAATTAAACCGCCATTCTTTAATGATAGCCCTTGGTGGGGGAGTCATAAGCGATATGGTGGGGTTTGCGAGCAGTATTTATTTCAGGGGGATTGATTTTATTAATATCCCTACGACTTTACTTTCTCAAGTGGATGCGAGCGTGGGGGGGAAAACAGGGATCAATACGCCTTATGGCAAGAACTTAATCGGATCGTTTTACCAGCCTAGAGCGGTTTATATTGATCTGGCTTTTTTAAAAACCCTTGAAAAAAGGGAATTTCAAGCAGGGGTGGCTGAAATCATTAAAATGGCGGTGTGTTTTGATAAAAACTTGATAGAAACATTGGAAACAAAGGATTTAAAAGATTGTTTAGAAGAAGTGGTTTTTCAAAGCGTTAATATCAAAGCTCAAGTTATTATACAAGATGAAAAAGAGCAAAATATCAGGGCCGGGTTGAACTATGGGCATACCTTTGGGCATGCGATAGAAAATGAGACCAATTATGAGCGATTTTTGCATGGCGAAGCGATCGCTATTGGCATGCGCATGGCTAATGATTTAGCCCTTTCTTTAGGCATGCTCACTCTAAAAGAATGCGAACGCATAGAAAATTTATTGAAAAAATTTGATTTGATATTCCATTACAAAATCCTTGATCTTCAAAAATTTTACGAACGCTTGTTTTTAGACAAAAAAAGCGAAAATAAGACAATCAAATTCATTCTGCCCAAAGGCGTTGGAGCGTTTGAGGTTGCCTCTCATATCCCTAAAGAAACGATCATAAAGGTGTTAGAAAAATGGCATTAA